The Nodosilinea sp. FACHB-141 nucleotide sequence ATCTCCTGGGTCAAAGAGTGTAGAACTACTGCTATTCATCGCGGTGCGCGACAAATTAGGAAATATTTGCTCAGGTTCATAGGCCATATACTTTATCAATTTTGCTAAAGATTCTGCCCACTGATGACGCATAGAGACATAGGACTCAACGCCTGCTTCTGGGTTAGCAGTGATTGAAATGCCTTCCATTTCCAAACGTTCTAATGCCTGGTAGTAATGCTCCCGCCATCGGGATTCTTGCAGCTCCTGGGATGGGACTCGAATGTGAGGTAGGAGGGTATGACAGATTTCTTCTAGTAAATGCTTGCTGCCAAACCAAAGCTCTGCCGCACCGGCTGAACGTATGATAGAGCGGTACTTTCTCTGATCCAAAGCACTGCCGACTAGGGTGGCCACATCCATTGTGAGATACAAGATGCGGGGCAGGGCATAGTAGTCTTGAGAATAGCGAAAGTAGAGCAGAACTGGATAGGATTTATTAGATTCCAGCAGCTCCATCAAATTTTGGGCAGTTTCCGAAATATCCTGATTGAGAGTATTGATATTGTTGTCTGCGGCTAAACGAGCTAAAAGTTCTGCGGAGTCAGCAGTATCGGCAGTACCATGATGCAAACTGAGGGCAAATGACTTGCGTCTAGTGAGATTGCTATAAATCGCTGTGACGTAGGAAAGGGTCAGAGTCAGCACTGAGTAACCCAATATGCCTTGTAGGACAATCAATAATCGCTGGAATGACGTTTGAGGAGTAAAATCTCCTATCCCTAAGGTTGTTAGAGCAAAGCCTACATAGTAAACAGCGGCGAAAAAGTCTGTTGGAGATTCTCCCTCTTTTACTTGAATCGTGGTACCGAGGGCAGGCCAAACAATCAGAGCAAACCCGACCAGCAGCAGCAGCACCCACACTCCAACAATCGTGACGATGATAGCGGGACCACCGTAGGACAGGAAGTGATCGCGTCGTTTCTTTAACGGAGCAATGCGGAGAAATAGCCACCAGACCGCTCTCGCAACTGGGATACTCAAGACACTACTTTCAGACCGGGGATGCAACACGGTTAGAAAAATATCTGCCAGTGCCAGTAGAACAATAACAGTACCAAGACTTATGAGGATAATTTGCATGATTGCATGAGTGACATAAATAGCGTGAGAAGGTATGCACCCCTGCAAGAAACAATGGCTAAACTGGCATGAAATGACGCTCTAATCTGCTTATTCTCCTAATTTTAGAGGCAACGCTATCTTCGAATTGACACAATTTAGAAGTACTTAGAAGAGATATAGATATTCCCCAATTAATGAACTCTCAGTTCTTTGCCCTTAGAGCTTCTTTTCAACATCCAGAGAAAAGACTAATAAATTTTTGGGAAGATTGGCTCTGACCTAGGTAAACCCTTTGTTTCTTAAGGGATACCTCTTTAGGAACATGACGAAGTGTTGGACGAACCAAGTGTATATAGTTACGCTTGTGCGCCCGGTGAAGGGGATTGCGGAAAGTGTGGCAATTCATCATTCAGGTAGACCCAAGGGGCTGCGCTTGATGTCCAAATATCCAGCGCGGGAGCAAAACCGCTTTGATCGTCAAACGTTGTAAAGCGTATGGATGTGAAATCTGGCATCGCTTCGCCGGCAGTGAACAAGGGACTACCGCAGTTTGAACAGAAGCTTCGCGTTGTCTGAGAGCCACTTGATGCGCGAACAGAATATTCTTTGGGTGAGCCGGTGACTTTGATGGTCTTTGTTAA carries:
- a CDS encoding potassium channel family protein, with the protein product MQIILISLGTVIVLLALADIFLTVLHPRSESSVLSIPVARAVWWLFLRIAPLKKRRDHFLSYGGPAIIVTIVGVWVLLLLVGFALIVWPALGTTIQVKEGESPTDFFAAVYYVGFALTTLGIGDFTPQTSFQRLLIVLQGILGYSVLTLTLSYVTAIYSNLTRRKSFALSLHHGTADTADSAELLARLAADNNINTLNQDISETAQNLMELLESNKSYPVLLYFRYSQDYYALPRILYLTMDVATLVGSALDQRKYRSIIRSAGAAELWFGSKHLLEEICHTLLPHIRVPSQELQESRWREHYYQALERLEMEGISITANPEAGVESYVSMRHQWAESLAKLIKYMAYEPEQIFPNLSRTAMNSSSSTLFDPGDYPFKS
- a CDS encoding GFA family protein, which codes for MNVPFSGGCACGAVRYECHSTPLAMLNCHCSDCQLSSGAPFASGVVVLTKTIKVTGSPKEYSVRASSGSQTTRSFCSNCGSPLFTAGEAMPDFTSIRFTTFDDQSGFAPALDIWTSSAAPWVYLNDELPHFPQSPSPGAQA